Proteins from one Triticum aestivum cultivar Chinese Spring chromosome 7A, IWGSC CS RefSeq v2.1, whole genome shotgun sequence genomic window:
- the LOC123149198 gene encoding uncharacterized protein isoform X2 has translation MKLGGLMHLPKITRTNRHQQMWVLSKVDEKASAIIVDGRRDTPFDDKDVERVLGVPGEGATINNNPAPHVLSSVRQTLGISSSETRISVIEEIVKKEYGRAMTKSESDAFKVAYVVCAVTYVLAPPLKHNYFLTEYWGGLHTPDLIHMYNWGKYVREEVLLSAGRVKSKLLGGKVKSNISGCTFFIQVFYLDNLDLEDENLPHDVFPRCKVYDQKKISMVIEKDTSAGKNADIVIYGLLLPRPAHTVCYSRNRASMSFIGKIADIGAGSSRYQRAPMIEEIVTILVEKVGQYSSRCRAALQAASKKGAKINKKHADGWDGVVRETDIFIEEETSKMLADIDEISETVRQNNKRPREQDYQDDDVSPEESGEESPFSPRSAICPVNTDKRNVDDGNPIHRSNDSQRGGSPKRARVEETEEDPDPAIKNLEGLVAAADQDNEVTNDTVVHEQMPIQAKAADGRQWVYGPNAALNTEVPSYDLGIDNAGPVLSPGRELSVVAKTQQPFHIQHHTAQAGPSRFKIDFTGFRSKDLMDDFSRAVTPEGTSSVPSANTTPVSTYGKNELQGDRTCSGLDIICTPVHRAIEPNKAAGTTPVSLNREIAAQELDVREEMEEAAINLNVPQTQDGLSTHPQRKRTVKPGKAARSPFVLGYDPPLRAPANVEKVFKMFMKEPASARKDNWVISTQPKYIELSAERIRTNLSEGGVIDNDLMTIAVRRYQQIDYTFALDKDEGCWRHWLEPDFVNHVSRGDVIVRYVQDMFIGEHIKYDVHRCTEFLLNVKFNFTWSTYIWDFVKRRIIVLDPTINNGDESDKVIQSRHRKVADNLHEALQRCIQAFFQGWAPDMTRWNTVFPKGINVGLCSGPDSGVYALHYGRNWMGSKFKRDLNPQHDGVLHSRMNILVDVLGLEGNIGHLPERYKKCLVRNKEDA, from the exons ATGAAATTAGGTGGTCTAATGCATCTGCCGAAAATTACCAGGACCAATAGGCACCAGCAAATGTGGGTTCTCAGCAAGGTTGATGAAAAAGCTTCAGCAATAATTGTGGATGGTAGAAGGGACACTCCATTTGATGACAAAGACGTTGAGAGGGTTCTAGGTGTGCCCGGAGAGGGAGCAACTATAAACAATAATCCAGCACCCCATGTATTATCTTCAGTTAGGCAAACACTAGGGATAAGCAGCAGTGAAACAAGGATCTCAGTGATTGAGGAAATCGTGAAGAAGGAATATGGTAGGGCAATGACCAAGTCAGAATCTGATGCTTTCAAGGTTGCCTATGTTGTATGTGCAGTTACATATGTTCTCGCGCCACCGTTGAAGCACAACTACTTCCTGACAGAATACTGGGGAGGTCTGCACACCCCTGATCTCATACACATGTACAACTGGGGTAAGTATGTCCGGGAGGAAGTGCTTCTATCAGCTGGGAGGGTCAAGTCAAAGCTCCTTGGGGGCAAAGTTAAATCAAACATCTCTGGTTGCACTTTCTTCATTCAG GTGTTCTATCTGGACAATCTTGATCTTGAGGACGAGAACCTACCACACGACGTCTTCCCAAGATGCAAGGTCTATGATCAGAAAAAGATTAGCATGGTTATTGAAAAGGACACAAGCGCAGGAAAGAACGCAGATATTGTTATATACGGACTACTTCTG CCGAGGCCGGCGCACACAGTGTGCTATAGCAGGAACAGAGCTTCAATGTCCTTCATTGGCAAGATTGCTGATATCGGAGCCGGGTCAAGCAGATATCAAAGAGCACCGATGATCGAGGAG ATTGTTACTATACTTGTGGAAAAAGTGGGCCAATATTCATCTAGATGCCGAGCAGCGTTGCAAGCGGCGTCTAAGAAAGGGGCCAAGATAAACAAAAAGCACGCGGATGGGTGGGATGGTGTTGTGAGGGAGACTGACATTTTCATTGAAGAAGAGACCTCTAAGATGCTCGCAGATATTGATGAAATATCAGAAACTGTAAGGCAGAACAACAAAAGGCCAAGGGAACAAGACTACCAAG ATGATGATGTCTCACCTGAAGAGTCCGGAGAAGAGTCGCCATTTTCACCACGTTCGGCCATTTGTCCTGTGAATACAGATAAACGGAATGTAGATGATGGTAATCCTATCCATAGGTCAAATGACAGTCAACGGGGTGGTTCCCCGAAAAGAGCAAGGGTCGAAGAGACAGAGGAGGATCCTGACCCGGCGATTAAGAATCTGGAAGGACTGGTCGCGGCAGCAGACCAAGACAATGAAGTAACAAATGACACTGTGGTGCATGAACAAATGCCAATCCAGGCCAAAGCAGCAGATGGTAGGCAATGGGTATATGGCCCTAATGCAGCGCTTAACACAGAGGTTCCCTCATATGACCTCGGAATAGACAATGCTGGGCCAGTCCTATCACCGGGAAGGGAATTGTCAGTTGTGGCTAAAACTCAACAACCGTTCCACATTCAGCATCACACTGCCCAGGCCGGTCCAAGCAGATTCAAAATAGATTTCACAGGTTTTAGGAGCAAAGACCTGATGGATGATTTCAGTAGAGCGGTGACACCAGAAG GTACGAGCTCCGTGCCATCAGCTAACACAACACCTGTATCAACATATGGGAAAAATGAACTCCAAGGTGATAGAACAT GCTCAGGGCTTGACATAATATGCACTCCTGTGCACAGGGCGATAGAGCCGAATAAGGCGGCGGGAACAACACCTGTTAGCCTGAACAGGGAGATCGCGGCACAAGAGTTGGACGTACGTGAGGAGATGGAGGAGGCAGCAATCAACCTGAACGTTCCACAGACACAAGATGGCCTCAGTACACATCCACAACGAAAAAGAACAGTTAAGCCAGGCAAGGCTGCACGGTCCCCTTTTGTTCTGGGGTACGATCCTCCCCTAAGAGCACCAGCTAATGTTGAAAAGgtcttcaagatgtttatgaaggAGCCCGCATCTGCAAGGAAAGA CAATTGGGTTATAAGCACTCAGCCAAAATACATCGAGCTCTCTGCCGAGCGAATCAGGACGAACCTTTCGGAAGGGGGTGTGATAGATAATGATTTGATGACAATAGCAGTTAGAAGATATCAGCAGATTGACTACACTTTTGCATTGGATAAAGATGAAGGGTGCTGGCGACATTGGCTCGAGCCAGACTTTGTG AACCATGTGAGCAGAGGAGACGTGATTGTGAGGTATGTGCAGGACATGTTTATTGGGGAACATATCAAGTATGACGTGCACAGATGCACTGAG TTCTTACTCAACGTCAAGTTCAACTTCACATGGTCGACCTACATTTGGGATTTTGTAAAGAGGAGGATAATCGTTCTTGACCCAACAATTAACAACGGAGACGAGTCTGACAAAGTCATCCAGAGTAGGCACAGAAAGGTTGCAGACAATCTTCATGAAGCATTGCAAAGGTGCATTCAAGCATTTTTTCAAGGTTGGGCTCCTGACATGACGAGATGGAATACAGTGTTCCCGAAAGGGATAAACGTTGGTCTATGCAGCGG GCCAGACAGCGGGGTATATGCACTGCACTATGGACGGAATTGGATGGGAAGCAAATTCAAGAGGGACCTGAACCCG CAACACGACGGGGTGCTCCATTCCAGGATGAACATACTGGTAGATGTGCTTGGACTGGAGGGGAACATTGGACACTTGCCTGAGAGATACAAGAAGTGCCTTGTTAGGAACAAGGAGGATGCGTGA
- the LOC123149198 gene encoding uncharacterized protein isoform X4 produces the protein MKLGGLMHLPKITRTNRHQQMWVLSKVDEKASAIIVDGRRDTPFDDKDVERVLGVPGEGATINNNPAPHVLSSVRQTLGISSSETRISVIEEIVKKEYGRAMTKSESDAFKVAYVVCAVTYVLAPPLKHNYFLTEYWGGLHTPDLIHMYNWGKYVREEVLLSAGRVKSKLLGGKVKSNISGCTFFIQVFYLDNLDLEDENLPHDVFPRCKVYDQKKISMVIEKDTSAGKNADIVIYGLLLPRPAHTVCYSRNRASMSFIGKIADIGAGSSRYQRAPMIEEIVTILVEKVGQYSSRCRAALQAASKKGAKINKKHADGWDGVVRETDIFIEEETSKMLADIDEISETVRQNNKRPREQDYQDDDVSPEESGEESPFSPRSAICPVNTDKRNVDDGNPIHRSNDSQRGGSPKRARVEETEEDPDPAIKNLEGLVAAADQDNEVTNDTVVHEQMPIQAKAADGRQWVYGPNAALNTEVPSYDLGIDNAGPVLSPGRELSVVAKTQQPFHIQHHTAQAGPSRFKIDFTGFRSKDLMDDFSRAVTPEGTSSVPSANTTPVSTYGKNELQGSGLDIICTPVHRAIEPNKAAGTTPVSLNREIAAQELDVREEMEEAAINLNVPQTQDGLSTHPQRKRTVKPGKAARSPFVLGYDPPLRAPANVEKVFKMFMKEPASARKDNWVISTQPKYIELSAERIRTNLSEGGVIDNDLMTIAVRRYQQIDYTFALDKDEGCWRHWLEPDFVNHVSRGDVIVRYVQDMFIGEHIKYDVHRCTEFLLNVKFNFTWSTYIWDFVKRRIIVLDPTINNGDESDKVIQSRHRKVADNLHEALQRCIQAFFQGWAPDMTRWNTVFPKGINVGLCSGPDSGVYALHYGRNWMGSKFKRDLNPQHDGVLHSRMNILVDVLGLEGNIGHLPERYKKCLVRNKEDA, from the exons ATGAAATTAGGTGGTCTAATGCATCTGCCGAAAATTACCAGGACCAATAGGCACCAGCAAATGTGGGTTCTCAGCAAGGTTGATGAAAAAGCTTCAGCAATAATTGTGGATGGTAGAAGGGACACTCCATTTGATGACAAAGACGTTGAGAGGGTTCTAGGTGTGCCCGGAGAGGGAGCAACTATAAACAATAATCCAGCACCCCATGTATTATCTTCAGTTAGGCAAACACTAGGGATAAGCAGCAGTGAAACAAGGATCTCAGTGATTGAGGAAATCGTGAAGAAGGAATATGGTAGGGCAATGACCAAGTCAGAATCTGATGCTTTCAAGGTTGCCTATGTTGTATGTGCAGTTACATATGTTCTCGCGCCACCGTTGAAGCACAACTACTTCCTGACAGAATACTGGGGAGGTCTGCACACCCCTGATCTCATACACATGTACAACTGGGGTAAGTATGTCCGGGAGGAAGTGCTTCTATCAGCTGGGAGGGTCAAGTCAAAGCTCCTTGGGGGCAAAGTTAAATCAAACATCTCTGGTTGCACTTTCTTCATTCAG GTGTTCTATCTGGACAATCTTGATCTTGAGGACGAGAACCTACCACACGACGTCTTCCCAAGATGCAAGGTCTATGATCAGAAAAAGATTAGCATGGTTATTGAAAAGGACACAAGCGCAGGAAAGAACGCAGATATTGTTATATACGGACTACTTCTG CCGAGGCCGGCGCACACAGTGTGCTATAGCAGGAACAGAGCTTCAATGTCCTTCATTGGCAAGATTGCTGATATCGGAGCCGGGTCAAGCAGATATCAAAGAGCACCGATGATCGAGGAG ATTGTTACTATACTTGTGGAAAAAGTGGGCCAATATTCATCTAGATGCCGAGCAGCGTTGCAAGCGGCGTCTAAGAAAGGGGCCAAGATAAACAAAAAGCACGCGGATGGGTGGGATGGTGTTGTGAGGGAGACTGACATTTTCATTGAAGAAGAGACCTCTAAGATGCTCGCAGATATTGATGAAATATCAGAAACTGTAAGGCAGAACAACAAAAGGCCAAGGGAACAAGACTACCAAG ATGATGATGTCTCACCTGAAGAGTCCGGAGAAGAGTCGCCATTTTCACCACGTTCGGCCATTTGTCCTGTGAATACAGATAAACGGAATGTAGATGATGGTAATCCTATCCATAGGTCAAATGACAGTCAACGGGGTGGTTCCCCGAAAAGAGCAAGGGTCGAAGAGACAGAGGAGGATCCTGACCCGGCGATTAAGAATCTGGAAGGACTGGTCGCGGCAGCAGACCAAGACAATGAAGTAACAAATGACACTGTGGTGCATGAACAAATGCCAATCCAGGCCAAAGCAGCAGATGGTAGGCAATGGGTATATGGCCCTAATGCAGCGCTTAACACAGAGGTTCCCTCATATGACCTCGGAATAGACAATGCTGGGCCAGTCCTATCACCGGGAAGGGAATTGTCAGTTGTGGCTAAAACTCAACAACCGTTCCACATTCAGCATCACACTGCCCAGGCCGGTCCAAGCAGATTCAAAATAGATTTCACAGGTTTTAGGAGCAAAGACCTGATGGATGATTTCAGTAGAGCGGTGACACCAGAAG GTACGAGCTCCGTGCCATCAGCTAACACAACACCTGTATCAACATATGGGAAAAATGAACTCCAAG GCTCAGGGCTTGACATAATATGCACTCCTGTGCACAGGGCGATAGAGCCGAATAAGGCGGCGGGAACAACACCTGTTAGCCTGAACAGGGAGATCGCGGCACAAGAGTTGGACGTACGTGAGGAGATGGAGGAGGCAGCAATCAACCTGAACGTTCCACAGACACAAGATGGCCTCAGTACACATCCACAACGAAAAAGAACAGTTAAGCCAGGCAAGGCTGCACGGTCCCCTTTTGTTCTGGGGTACGATCCTCCCCTAAGAGCACCAGCTAATGTTGAAAAGgtcttcaagatgtttatgaaggAGCCCGCATCTGCAAGGAAAGA CAATTGGGTTATAAGCACTCAGCCAAAATACATCGAGCTCTCTGCCGAGCGAATCAGGACGAACCTTTCGGAAGGGGGTGTGATAGATAATGATTTGATGACAATAGCAGTTAGAAGATATCAGCAGATTGACTACACTTTTGCATTGGATAAAGATGAAGGGTGCTGGCGACATTGGCTCGAGCCAGACTTTGTG AACCATGTGAGCAGAGGAGACGTGATTGTGAGGTATGTGCAGGACATGTTTATTGGGGAACATATCAAGTATGACGTGCACAGATGCACTGAG TTCTTACTCAACGTCAAGTTCAACTTCACATGGTCGACCTACATTTGGGATTTTGTAAAGAGGAGGATAATCGTTCTTGACCCAACAATTAACAACGGAGACGAGTCTGACAAAGTCATCCAGAGTAGGCACAGAAAGGTTGCAGACAATCTTCATGAAGCATTGCAAAGGTGCATTCAAGCATTTTTTCAAGGTTGGGCTCCTGACATGACGAGATGGAATACAGTGTTCCCGAAAGGGATAAACGTTGGTCTATGCAGCGG GCCAGACAGCGGGGTATATGCACTGCACTATGGACGGAATTGGATGGGAAGCAAATTCAAGAGGGACCTGAACCCG CAACACGACGGGGTGCTCCATTCCAGGATGAACATACTGGTAGATGTGCTTGGACTGGAGGGGAACATTGGACACTTGCCTGAGAGATACAAGAAGTGCCTTGTTAGGAACAAGGAGGATGCGTGA